One Chloroflexota bacterium genomic window, AGTCTTCATCTCGGCGATCTTCCCCTGGTGCAGGACTATCCCTCCCATCAACTGGACATCGAAGTGGCGTTGCTTTATGGTGCGTCTAGCTGCCTCACGCACCGCAGCAAAGGCTTCCGGAAGGAGTTCATCAAGCTTTTCCCCATCACTATAGCGGGACTTGAATTCATCCGTCTTACCACGCAGTTCGGCGTCGCTGAGCTTCTCTAATTCTGGCTCCACGGCATTTACCCTGGCAACCACAGGCTGTAGCCGCTTCAGCTCTCTCTCATTGGAATCAACCAGGCCACCCAACCACTTGAACATTTTGTCTCCTACTTATTCAAACATGGCACCCATGGACTCGCCAGTGTGGATGCGGCGGATGGCCTCACCCAGGAGAGGCGCCATCGATAGAACAGTGACCTTATCTGGTTTCCTGCACGTATTGACAGGGATGGTATCCGTCACTACCACCTCTTTCACCGCAGAGGCCTTTATCCTCTTGATAGCAGACCCAGAGAAAACAGGGTGAGTACAGCAGGCATAGACCTCTATGGCACCCCCCTTACGGAGAGCCCTCACGGCGCCGATAAGGGAACCACCAGTGTCTATTTCATCATCAACGGTGAGGACACGCTTGCCCTCCACATCGCCAATTACGTTCAGCGTCTCCGATTTGCCAACGTTGCCCACCCGCCTTTTCTCAATAATAGCCAGAGGGGCATTCAGCTTCTCTGCCACGTCCCTGGCCCTCTTAGAAATCCCGATATCGGTGGCCACTACCACCAGGTTATCCAGCGCCTTCTGCTTGAAGTAGCCAGTCAAAAGGTAGAGGGCCGTTAGCTCGTCTACGGGAATCTGGAAGAAGCCCTGGATCTGGCCGGCGTGTAAGTCTATGGTGAGAACACGGTTCGCCCCAGCCGCAGTAAGCATGTCAGCGATCAGCCTGGCTGTTATCGGCACCCGAGGCTGGTCTTTTTTGTCCGTTCGGCCGTAGGCATAATAGGGAATTACGGCAGTAACTCTGCCGGCCGAGGCACGCTTCACGGTATCCAGCATTATGAGAAGCTCCATCAGGCTCTTGTTTACCGGGGAGCAGATTGACTGCACCACAAAAACATCTCTCTCCCGTACGTATTCCAGTAAGCGAACGAAGATGTTCTCGTTGCTGAACTCAAAGACCTCAGCCTTGCCCAAAGATATACGCAGATAATCACATATCCCCCAAGCCAAAGCAGGATGGGCATTGCCCGTGAACACCTTCAATTCATCAATCATTGCCCCTCCTCAAAAGCGCTGTTTCTAGCTCAGTATAGCACAGCAGTGTTAGACCAGCCAGCAGTCAGAAGGTGGACACAAGGCACTATTGAGGATGAAGACTTTCGGGTCTCTTTTCGGACGGAGGCGAGTCACCCACGTAGCTTCGTATGCGATCCTAGAGATGTCGGCACATGGCAAACTGAGCAGCAATACCGAACTCGTGTACAAACGGGCTGGCACTGAAAAAACCGCAGAAAAGACAGGTTCACATCTCGAGACTGATATCGAGGGACCTGACCGAGTGGGTAAGAGCACCAATGGAGATGAGGTCAACCCCTGTTTCAGCCACGCGGCGGACGTTGTCCAAGGTAATACCCCCAGAGGCCTCAATCAAAGCCCGGCCTTTCACCAATAACACCGCCTGACGCATTTCCTCCAGGCCCATGTTGTCCAGCATCACTATGTCAGCCCCAACCTCGACAGCCTCTACAGCCTCTTGAGCAGTTCTCACCTCTACCTCTACCTTGAGGTTGAAAGGCGCTCTCTCCCTTGCCCTGCTGATGATATCCTTCATAGCCAGCCCTCGAGAGCGAAGGGCCGCCAGGTGATTATCCTTGATGAGCACCCCGTCACCCAGGTTTAAGCGATGGTTGTGTCCTCCACCAACCCTGACAGCATACTTCTCCAGAATCCTCAGCCCTGGCGTTGTTTTTCGAGTATCCACAATCCGGCTCCCAAGACCTTTGACTACCTCGACATAGCGGTTAGTTTCCGTGGCAATACCGCTGAGCCGCTGCAAAAAATTGAGAGCCGTCCGCTCGGCCTTGAGGATGCTCGCCACCTTCCCCTCAACCACGGCTACCGCATCGCCCGGCTGTATGCTATTTCCGTCCGTAATAGTTATGTCAAATTGCACAGCGGGGTCAACCCGATGGAAGACCAGACGAGCTACCTCCACCCCTGCCAGTATGCCATGGGCCTTAGCCACAAAGGAAGCTCTACCTGTCAACTCCGCCGGCACCAGGGCTTCAGTGGTCACATCCCCCCACCCCAC contains:
- a CDS encoding ribose-phosphate pyrophosphokinase, which gives rise to MIDELKVFTGNAHPALAWGICDYLRISLGKAEVFEFSNENIFVRLLEYVRERDVFVVQSICSPVNKSLMELLIMLDTVKRASAGRVTAVIPYYAYGRTDKKDQPRVPITARLIADMLTAAGANRVLTIDLHAGQIQGFFQIPVDELTALYLLTGYFKQKALDNLVVVATDIGISKRARDVAEKLNAPLAIIEKRRVGNVGKSETLNVIGDVEGKRVLTVDDEIDTGGSLIGAVRALRKGGAIEVYACCTHPVFSGSAIKRIKASAVKEVVVTDTIPVNTCRKPDKVTVLSMAPLLGEAIRRIHTGESMGAMFE
- the nadC gene encoding carboxylating nicotinate-nucleotide diphosphorylase, with amino-acid sequence MGWKRIEEIVDRALAEDVGWGDVTTEALVPAELTGRASFVAKAHGILAGVEVARLVFHRVDPAVQFDITITDGNSIQPGDAVAVVEGKVASILKAERTALNFLQRLSGIATETNRYVEVVKGLGSRIVDTRKTTPGLRILEKYAVRVGGGHNHRLNLGDGVLIKDNHLAALRSRGLAMKDIISRARERAPFNLKVEVEVRTAQEAVEAVEVGADIVMLDNMGLEEMRQAVLLVKGRALIEASGGITLDNVRRVAETGVDLISIGALTHSVRSLDISLEM